In one window of Chryseobacterium sp. JV274 DNA:
- the recF gene encoding DNA replication/repair protein RecF (All proteins in this family for which functions are known are DNA-binding proteins that assist the filamentation of RecA onto DNA for the initiation of recombination or recombinational repair.): MIIKKLSLYNFKNHSEKKFEFSPQINCFVGNNGVGKTNILDALHYLSVGKSFLGNTDANNIKREEDFFTLDAEIQNEDSEDIIRITQPKEAKKVIKKNDKSYDRLADHIGYLPSVMISPYDSNLISDSGESRRKFLDSMISQTDSEYLFDLIQYQKTIQQRNALLKYFAKNRTWDKDSLEIYDDPITRFGTKIFKKRKEFVEQLNPIVQNFYQIISGGKETVSVIYESHLLENSFENLLKESIERDRMLTYTSKGIHKDDLLFEMDHVLIKKIGSQGQQKSFLISLKLAQMSLVKELTKKTPILLLDDIFDKLDDMRVSQLIELVNKESFGQIFITDTHRERTENVVKKINEESIIFEV, translated from the coding sequence ATGATTATCAAGAAGCTTTCCCTCTACAATTTCAAAAACCACTCTGAGAAAAAATTTGAATTTTCCCCGCAAATCAATTGTTTTGTAGGAAATAACGGTGTGGGAAAGACCAATATTCTGGATGCTTTGCATTATTTATCCGTAGGAAAAAGTTTCCTGGGAAATACAGATGCCAATAATATTAAAAGAGAGGAAGATTTCTTTACTCTTGATGCTGAAATTCAAAATGAAGACAGCGAAGATATCATCAGAATCACTCAGCCTAAGGAAGCTAAAAAGGTCATCAAAAAGAATGATAAGAGCTATGACAGGCTTGCGGATCATATCGGCTACCTTCCGAGTGTTATGATTTCACCTTATGATTCCAATCTTATTTCGGATTCCGGGGAAAGCAGGCGTAAGTTTCTGGATTCTATGATTTCTCAGACGGATTCAGAGTATCTTTTTGACCTTATCCAATATCAGAAGACCATTCAGCAGCGAAATGCTTTGCTGAAATATTTCGCCAAAAACAGAACTTGGGACAAGGATTCGCTGGAAATTTATGATGACCCTATTACCCGATTCGGGACTAAAATTTTTAAGAAAAGAAAGGAATTTGTAGAACAGCTCAATCCAATTGTTCAGAATTTCTATCAGATTATTTCCGGTGGGAAAGAAACTGTATCTGTTATTTATGAATCTCATTTGCTGGAAAATTCTTTTGAAAATCTTTTAAAAGAAAGCATCGAAAGAGACCGTATGCTCACCTATACTTCAAAAGGAATTCATAAGGATGATCTTCTTTTTGAAATGGACCATGTTTTAATCAAAAAAATAGGATCTCAGGGCCAGCAAAAGTCATTTCTTATTTCTTTAAAACTGGCTCAGATGAGTCTTGTGAAAGAACTTACCAAAAAAACACCTATTCTTTTACTGGATGATATTTTTGATAAGCTTGATGATATGAGAGTTTCACAATTGATTGAACTGGTCAACAAAGAAAGCTTTGGACAGATATTCATTACGGATACTCATCGGGAAAGAACTGAAAATGTAGTTAAGAAAATTAATGAGGAAAGTATAATTTTTGAAGTTTAG
- a CDS encoding recombinase, whose product MKFFNSSTNFESVLKKYFSFKNETLSLEPFAEFLETIKEVDFTDVLNFFRSNPNFAENFKYYIHNIFKGRPFNLSLTEANILSENAFFPELKKRILNKVLPPVENEKTVWFMIDNVSLRPKKDLRYLHNLPENEIDEFLNMLGASDFILKPNVKKELIFSMNILSWRVTGMAMEVEVVRMAPQYRNLDNPFLALQNELETLADDLVKEPELQLHSKDSRYKQIKIYAEQCQEFVNIAFKNSAKYGISGKINQSLLKIRQQTERIYDIVQLLVIDTDEDALIKSKQLVFNILSYKSHKNNISDLINDSTRLISHLITNHTAEAGTHYITSTRKEYMTMFYKASGGGIIVGALCVLKMLYGYIPGSDFSHAFLYSMNYAMGFVMIYLMGFTLATKQPAMTAATMTKVLSEEGKAQRNNTEFAHLVSKLFRSQFIAFVGNVLLAFPVALAIIYGLDVFFSQNLAVDRSDKLLKDLDPFKSKAILHASIAGFYLFISGIISGNIGNNSVFYQIPERIAKNLSIRSFFGKKFAKGLSKYYAKNWPGIVSNFWFGVFLGATAPVGMFFGLDLDIRHITFAAGNFALGLYGKDFSVDSYTFWMSFVTVFLIGFFNFLVSFSLSMFLAFRSRKMNFGQVSDIYKEIFRYFTKHPLKFFLPLSSRLDKKADDLMSSTISNKSEEH is encoded by the coding sequence ATGAAATTCTTTAATTCCAGCACAAACTTTGAGTCAGTTCTTAAAAAATATTTTTCTTTTAAGAATGAAACCCTTTCTTTAGAACCCTTTGCAGAGTTTTTAGAGACCATCAAAGAGGTAGACTTTACAGATGTGCTCAATTTTTTCAGAAGCAATCCTAATTTTGCTGAGAACTTTAAATATTACATCCACAATATTTTTAAAGGACGACCTTTCAATCTTTCGTTGACGGAAGCTAATATTCTTTCAGAGAATGCCTTCTTTCCGGAGCTTAAAAAAAGAATCCTGAACAAGGTTTTACCACCCGTTGAAAACGAAAAGACAGTGTGGTTTATGATTGATAATGTGAGTCTGAGACCTAAGAAAGATCTGAGATACCTGCATAACCTTCCCGAAAATGAGATTGATGAATTTTTAAACATGCTAGGGGCATCAGATTTTATTCTGAAACCCAATGTGAAAAAAGAACTCATTTTCTCTATGAATATTCTTTCCTGGAGGGTTACTGGGATGGCTATGGAGGTGGAAGTGGTGAGAATGGCCCCACAGTACAGAAATCTGGACAATCCTTTTCTTGCCCTTCAGAATGAGCTGGAAACATTAGCAGATGATCTGGTAAAAGAACCCGAACTTCAGCTTCACTCTAAAGACAGCAGATATAAACAGATAAAAATCTACGCAGAGCAATGTCAGGAATTTGTAAATATTGCTTTTAAAAATTCCGCTAAATATGGTATTTCCGGAAAGATTAACCAATCCCTGCTTAAGATTCGCCAGCAGACTGAACGAATTTATGATATCGTACAGTTATTGGTCATTGATACCGATGAAGATGCTCTGATAAAATCTAAACAGTTGGTCTTTAATATTCTGAGCTATAAATCTCATAAAAACAATATTTCTGATCTGATTAACGATAGTACAAGGCTGATTTCCCACCTTATTACCAATCATACCGCAGAAGCCGGAACGCATTACATTACTTCTACCCGAAAGGAATATATGACGATGTTCTACAAGGCGAGTGGTGGTGGAATCATTGTAGGAGCACTTTGTGTTTTGAAAATGCTGTACGGGTATATTCCGGGAAGTGACTTTTCACACGCTTTTCTGTATTCGATGAATTATGCAATGGGATTCGTGATGATCTATCTGATGGGCTTTACTCTTGCTACAAAACAGCCGGCTATGACTGCTGCTACCATGACAAAAGTATTGTCTGAAGAAGGAAAGGCCCAAAGAAATAATACTGAATTTGCCCATTTGGTATCCAAACTGTTCCGAAGTCAGTTTATTGCCTTTGTAGGAAATGTATTACTCGCTTTTCCGGTGGCGCTTGCCATTATTTACGGACTCGATGTATTTTTCTCACAAAATCTGGCAGTAGACAGATCTGATAAACTATTAAAAGACCTTGATCCTTTTAAATCAAAAGCGATTCTGCATGCAAGTATTGCAGGGTTTTATCTTTTTATTTCAGGAATTATTTCAGGAAATATCGGGAACAATTCTGTGTTTTACCAGATTCCGGAAAGAATTGCCAAAAACCTTTCAATCAGAAGCTTTTTCGGAAAGAAATTCGCAAAAGGACTTTCAAAATATTACGCTAAAAACTGGCCTGGGATTGTTTCCAACTTTTGGTTCGGGGTGTTCCTCGGAGCAACAGCTCCGGTAGGAATGTTTTTCGGGCTGGATCTGGATATCAGACACATCACCTTTGCAGCGGGTAACTTTGCGTTGGGATTGTATGGGAAAGATTTTTCAGTAGATTCCTATACATTCTGGATGTCTTTTGTAACGGTTTTCCTTATTGGTTTCTTCAACTTCCTGGTAAGTTTCAGTTTATCCATGTTCCTGGCATTCAGATCGAGAAAAATGAATTTTGGACAGGTAAGTGATATCTATAAAGAAATTTTCAGATATTTTACAAAGCATCCGCTGAAATTCTTCCTGCCATTAAGTTCAAGATTGGATAAAAAAGCAGATGACCTGATGAGCAGTACTATTTCTAATAAATCAGAAGAACATTAA
- the mtgA gene encoding monofunctional biosynthetic peptidoglycan transglycosylase codes for MWKKIKQLIFIILVLNVVFIIWGRFFNPPITLTQIGGLFEYGKLHRDYISYDEMGSNVKKAVIASEDQKFFDHDGFDYTAIEKAMKYNEKGKKIRGGSTISQQTAKNIFLWQGRSWVRKGLEAVYTFIIEKVWSKDIILERYLNSIEMGQGVFGVEAAAQYYFGKSSKDLSASDAAWIAAVLPNPKKYDPKNPSPYLRKKHNWIMRQMRNVSLK; via the coding sequence ATGTGGAAAAAAATTAAACAGCTTATTTTCATCATTCTTGTTCTGAATGTAGTTTTTATTATCTGGGGCAGATTTTTTAATCCCCCGATTACCCTTACCCAGATAGGAGGGCTTTTTGAATATGGAAAACTACACAGAGATTATATTTCCTATGACGAAATGGGAAGCAATGTGAAAAAAGCCGTAATTGCTTCTGAAGACCAGAAATTCTTTGATCATGATGGTTTCGATTATACAGCAATCGAAAAAGCGATGAAATATAATGAGAAAGGCAAAAAAATAAGAGGAGGAAGTACCATTTCCCAGCAGACCGCAAAAAATATATTTCTTTGGCAGGGCAGAAGCTGGGTGAGAAAAGGGCTGGAAGCAGTCTATACTTTTATCATTGAAAAAGTATGGAGTAAAGATATTATCCTTGAAAGATACCTGAATTCCATTGAAATGGGGCAGGGTGTATTTGGAGTGGAAGCTGCTGCACAATATTATTTTGGAAAATCATCCAAAGACCTAAGTGCTTCAGATGCAGCCTGGATCGCCGCTGTATTGCCTAATCCAAAAAAATACGACCCTAAAAATCCATCTCCCTATTTAAGAAAGAAACATAATTGGATTATGAGACAGATGAGGAATGTGAGTTTGAAATAG
- a CDS encoding ABC transporter substrate-binding protein — translation MKQRILLLFTVFALTACKRESKISSSDWTNISARTQFKEHEGTLELKSGNFTYHFKQNQTPFKKIILLNASMAGYISELGAENLIIGVSSPEYIYSEKIQNMLKEGKTQNVGSEQKYDVEKIISMKPDAIFTNHIASFDNTYELLKNNGIQVIFLDEYMEQKPLEKTAYIKLFGEFLGKEKEAETKYQEVEKNYNDLKQLASKAKEKPVVLANEMYGDVWYLPGGNTSVAHYISDANANYIMKDNKDEKALTMSFEEVYAKAGGVQYWVNAGSHTSKKEMLGMNPFYGKLDVFNKGKIYTIAGKEKLKANDFFESGVVRADLILKDYIKIFHPELLPDYQLTYMKELQ, via the coding sequence ATGAAACAAAGAATTTTACTTTTATTTACGGTTTTTGCGCTAACAGCTTGTAAAAGAGAATCAAAAATTTCGTCCTCAGACTGGACAAATATATCTGCCCGTACCCAATTTAAAGAACACGAAGGTACCCTCGAGCTAAAATCGGGGAATTTCACTTATCATTTTAAACAAAATCAAACTCCATTTAAGAAAATAATTCTGCTGAATGCAAGTATGGCAGGGTATATTTCAGAGCTTGGAGCAGAAAATCTAATCATAGGAGTTTCCAGCCCGGAATATATTTATTCAGAAAAAATTCAGAATATGCTTAAAGAAGGAAAAACCCAGAACGTAGGAAGCGAGCAGAAATATGATGTAGAGAAGATTATCTCCATGAAGCCGGATGCTATTTTTACCAATCATATTGCCAGCTTTGACAATACTTACGAACTGCTAAAAAACAATGGTATTCAGGTGATATTTCTGGATGAATACATGGAGCAGAAGCCTTTGGAAAAAACGGCCTATATTAAACTTTTCGGAGAGTTTTTAGGAAAAGAAAAAGAAGCAGAAACGAAATATCAGGAAGTTGAAAAAAATTATAACGATCTGAAACAGCTTGCATCAAAGGCCAAAGAAAAACCTGTGGTACTGGCTAATGAAATGTACGGGGATGTATGGTATCTTCCAGGTGGAAATACCTCTGTTGCCCATTATATTTCAGATGCCAATGCCAATTATATCATGAAGGACAATAAAGATGAAAAGGCATTGACGATGAGTTTTGAAGAAGTATATGCCAAAGCTGGAGGTGTTCAGTATTGGGTGAATGCAGGAAGTCATACCTCAAAAAAAGAAATGTTGGGGATGAATCCTTTCTACGGAAAACTGGATGTATTCAATAAAGGAAAAATTTACACCATAGCAGGAAAAGAAAAACTGAAAGCCAATGATTTCTTTGAAAGTGGGGTGGTAAGAGCAGATTTGATCCTGAAAGATTATATTAAAATCTTTCATCCGGAACTTTTACCGGATTATCAGCTTACTTACATGAAAGAATTGCAGTAA
- a CDS encoding SDR family oxidoreductase, whose translation MKIVIIGGTGLIGSQVVNILKKEHEVIVASPNTGVNTITGEGLEDALENASVVIDVSNSPSFDDEPVMNFFKTSNQNLLPAEKIAGVQHHIALSVVGTDKLQESGYFRAKQVQENLIKESSVPFTIVHATQFFEFAGGIVATSTSEGKVKLSDAFIQPIASADVATFLAKIATEKPANKILEIGGPERFQIDEWIKQYILSTQKSLEVETDINAPYSGAILKKTTLTPENPVYLGTTEYMTWIAKPENKR comes from the coding sequence ATGAAAATTGTAATCATTGGAGGTACCGGACTTATTGGCAGCCAGGTAGTAAACATCCTAAAGAAGGAGCATGAAGTAATCGTTGCATCACCTAATACAGGTGTAAACACTATTACCGGAGAGGGCCTTGAAGACGCTCTTGAAAATGCAAGTGTAGTTATTGATGTTTCCAACTCACCATCATTTGATGATGAACCAGTAATGAATTTCTTCAAAACTTCAAATCAAAATTTACTTCCGGCGGAGAAGATAGCCGGTGTACAACATCACATTGCTTTGTCAGTTGTTGGAACTGATAAGTTACAGGAAAGTGGATATTTTCGTGCCAAGCAAGTTCAAGAGAACTTAATTAAAGAATCCAGCGTCCCTTTTACAATTGTACACGCTACTCAATTTTTTGAGTTTGCTGGTGGTATTGTAGCAACAAGTACATCAGAAGGAAAGGTAAAACTTTCGGATGCATTTATTCAACCTATTGCGAGTGCCGATGTTGCCACATTTCTTGCTAAAATAGCAACAGAAAAACCTGCCAATAAAATTCTTGAAATAGGCGGACCTGAACGATTCCAAATAGATGAGTGGATAAAACAATATATCCTGTCAACTCAAAAGTCTTTAGAAGTTGAGACAGATATTAATGCTCCCTATTCAGGTGCCATATTAAAAAAGACAACACTTACTCCTGAGAATCCCGTTTATTTGGGAACTACCGAGTATATGACATGGATTGCTAAACCTGAAAACAAACGTTGA